In Eucalyptus grandis isolate ANBG69807.140 chromosome 4, ASM1654582v1, whole genome shotgun sequence, the following proteins share a genomic window:
- the LOC104440705 gene encoding ferredoxin--NADP reductase, root isozyme, chloroplastic isoform X2 produces the protein MAHSAVSQVSVAVPVGSDSSIRRSVFKAHTLSFCGTLRAPVLTLDLSTKNARSKKGYTICMSVQQANAPKVAVSPLQLEDAKEPPLNTFKPKEPYTATIVSVERLVGPKAPGEVCHVVIDHGGNVPYWEGQSYGVIPPGENPKKPGNPHNVRLYSIASTRYGDSFDGRTASLCVRRALYYDPETGKEDPSKSGVCSNFLCNAKPGDKVKITGPSGKIMLLPEDNPNATHIMIATGTGIAPFRGYLRRMFMESVPTYKFGGLAWLFLGVANSDSLLYDDEFSKYLRDYPDNFRYDTALSREQNNKKGGKMYVQDKIEEYSDEIFKLLDEGAHIYFCGLKGMMPGIQDTLKRVAVERGESWEEKLSQLKKNKQWHVEVY, from the exons ATGGCGCACTCGGCTGTATCTCAG GTTTCTGTTGCTGTTCCTGTTGGTAGCGATTCATCCATTAGAAGATCGGTGTTTAAG GCACATACTCTCAGTTTCTGTGGTACATTACGGGCACCTGTATTGACATTGGACTTGAGTACCAAGAATGCAAGATCCAAGAAAGGGTATACAATATGCATGTCAGTGCAGCAAGCAAATGCACCGAAAGTTGCTGTCTCACCATTGCAACTTGAGGATGCCAAAGAGCCCCCATTAAATACATTCAAGCCAAAGGAGCCTTATACAGCAACCATTGTGTCTGTTGAGAGGCTTGTAGGCCCAAAAGCACCTGGTGAGGTTTGTCATGTTGTTATTGATCACGGCGGCAACGTCCCCTATTGGGAAGGACAGAGCTATGGTGTAATTCCTCCT GGTGAAAATCCAAAGAAACCAGGGAACCCTCACAATGTTCGTCTTTACTCGATTGCATCTACCAGGTATGGAGATTCTTTCGATGGTAGAACAGCCAGCTTGTGTGTCCGCCGAGCTCTCTATTATGATCCTGAGACAGGAAAGGAGGATCCTTCTAAAAGTGGAGTGTGCAGCAACTTCCTTTGCAATGCAAAACCTGGAgataaagttaaaatcacag GCCCTTCTGGGAAGATCATGCTTTTGCCTGAAGACAACCCAAACGCCACTCACATAATGATTGCGACCGGTACTGGCATTGCCCCATTCCGAGGCTACCTTCGGCGCATGTTCATGGAATCTGTCCCCACGTACAAGTTTGGGGGCCTTGCCTGGCTCTTCCTCGGTGTTGCCAACTCAGACAGCCTGCTCTATGACGACGAGTTCTCCAAGTACCTCCGAGATTATCCAGACAACTTCCGGTATGACACGGCACTCAGCAGGGAGCAGAATAACAAGAAGGGGGGCAAGATGTACGTCCAGGACAAGATCGAGGAGTACAGTGATGAGATCTTCAAGCTCCTGGACGAAGGGGCTCATATTTACTTCTGTGGGCTGAAAGGAATGATGCCGGGTATCCAGGACACCCTGAAGAGAGTCGCGGTGGAGAGGGGCGAGAGCTGGGAAGAGAAGCTGTCGCAGCTTAAGAAGAACAAGCAGTGGCATGTCGAAGTCTACTAG
- the LOC104440705 gene encoding ferredoxin--NADP reductase, root-type isozyme, chloroplastic isoform X1 has protein sequence MLIGLSVFPLGGRQKSEGRFLKTEVSVAVPVGSDSSIRRSVFKAHTLSFCGTLRAPVLTLDLSTKNARSKKGYTICMSVQQANAPKVAVSPLQLEDAKEPPLNTFKPKEPYTATIVSVERLVGPKAPGEVCHVVIDHGGNVPYWEGQSYGVIPPGENPKKPGNPHNVRLYSIASTRYGDSFDGRTASLCVRRALYYDPETGKEDPSKSGVCSNFLCNAKPGDKVKITGPSGKIMLLPEDNPNATHIMIATGTGIAPFRGYLRRMFMESVPTYKFGGLAWLFLGVANSDSLLYDDEFSKYLRDYPDNFRYDTALSREQNNKKGGKMYVQDKIEEYSDEIFKLLDEGAHIYFCGLKGMMPGIQDTLKRVAVERGESWEEKLSQLKKNKQWHVEVY, from the exons ATGTTGATCGGTCTTTCGGTTTTTCCGTTGGGGGGTCGACAGAAAAGTGAGGGGAGGTTCTTGAAAACGGAA GTTTCTGTTGCTGTTCCTGTTGGTAGCGATTCATCCATTAGAAGATCGGTGTTTAAG GCACATACTCTCAGTTTCTGTGGTACATTACGGGCACCTGTATTGACATTGGACTTGAGTACCAAGAATGCAAGATCCAAGAAAGGGTATACAATATGCATGTCAGTGCAGCAAGCAAATGCACCGAAAGTTGCTGTCTCACCATTGCAACTTGAGGATGCCAAAGAGCCCCCATTAAATACATTCAAGCCAAAGGAGCCTTATACAGCAACCATTGTGTCTGTTGAGAGGCTTGTAGGCCCAAAAGCACCTGGTGAGGTTTGTCATGTTGTTATTGATCACGGCGGCAACGTCCCCTATTGGGAAGGACAGAGCTATGGTGTAATTCCTCCT GGTGAAAATCCAAAGAAACCAGGGAACCCTCACAATGTTCGTCTTTACTCGATTGCATCTACCAGGTATGGAGATTCTTTCGATGGTAGAACAGCCAGCTTGTGTGTCCGCCGAGCTCTCTATTATGATCCTGAGACAGGAAAGGAGGATCCTTCTAAAAGTGGAGTGTGCAGCAACTTCCTTTGCAATGCAAAACCTGGAgataaagttaaaatcacag GCCCTTCTGGGAAGATCATGCTTTTGCCTGAAGACAACCCAAACGCCACTCACATAATGATTGCGACCGGTACTGGCATTGCCCCATTCCGAGGCTACCTTCGGCGCATGTTCATGGAATCTGTCCCCACGTACAAGTTTGGGGGCCTTGCCTGGCTCTTCCTCGGTGTTGCCAACTCAGACAGCCTGCTCTATGACGACGAGTTCTCCAAGTACCTCCGAGATTATCCAGACAACTTCCGGTATGACACGGCACTCAGCAGGGAGCAGAATAACAAGAAGGGGGGCAAGATGTACGTCCAGGACAAGATCGAGGAGTACAGTGATGAGATCTTCAAGCTCCTGGACGAAGGGGCTCATATTTACTTCTGTGGGCTGAAAGGAATGATGCCGGGTATCCAGGACACCCTGAAGAGAGTCGCGGTGGAGAGGGGCGAGAGCTGGGAAGAGAAGCTGTCGCAGCTTAAGAAGAACAAGCAGTGGCATGTCGAAGTCTACTAG